The Planctellipticum variicoloris DNA window CCGCTCAAACTGCTGACGTCTTCCTGCTTCCCTATTTTCTCGGAAACGGGGAAACCGGCGTCTACTTCGCGTACAGCCGCGACGGGCTCAAGTTCGAATGGCTCAACGACGGCAAGGTGGTTATGCCGGCGCCCGAGTGGCCTGGCGAAAACCTGACTCGCGATCCGTCGATCGTCTACCATGATGGCGTGTTCCATCTGGTCTGGACGACGAGCTGGAGCTCGCGCAGCATCGGTTACGCTCGGTCCGATGACCTCGTCAACTGGAGCAAGCCCCAGAAAATCGAGATCTGGCGAGCCGGCGCCGCGGTCAGGAACACCTGGGCTCCCGAGCTCCATTGGGATCCCGAACGGAAGGAGTTCCTGATCCTCTGGAGCTCGACAATCGACGCGGAACTGAACGACAACGACGGCTCGGTCGATCCCCACGGCCACGACCATCGGACCTACGCCGCGCGGACAAAGGACTTTGCGACGTTCTCGGAGCCTGAGCTGTTCTTCAGCCCCCGGGACCCCGAGCACGGGGTCATCGATCCCTACATTGCGCACGACGATCGCGG harbors:
- a CDS encoding glycoside hydrolase family 43 protein, with the protein product MNATRLITRLSWAALLVIASLGSSAQTADVFLLPYFLGNGETGVYFAYSRDGLKFEWLNDGKVVMPAPEWPGENLTRDPSIVYHDGVFHLVWTTSWSSRSIGYARSDDLVNWSKPQKIEIWRAGAAVRNTWAPELHWDPERKEFLILWSSTIDAELNDNDGSVDPHGHDHRTYAARTKDFATFSEPELFFSPRDPEHGVIDPYIAHDDRGTPETSDDRWVMVIKNEMAPEQGGKNLRLTFGAHMQGPYETTLGPPIVGAGTDIVNTMGEGPSLLKHSGTWFLYWDAPDSPHSYCLATSRDLKVWKNRSEEMSLPAVKMRHGTVLIVPEAAVAKALPASR